One window of the Rhodothermales bacterium genome contains the following:
- a CDS encoding NADH-quinone oxidoreductase subunit C, which translates to MAKKQPETLEFHFRPAPPVLEAGPNPHAKSTTEVDDTVQALRTAFGDAVLDVVEYAGERTVFVPKSRIVDVCAHLKTELGYTYLADLGGVDRFTEEDRYEVMYNLVNMDAGKRIRLKCRVDEDDLVVPSITSVHKSADWNERECWDMFGIRFEGHGDLRRMFMPEDFEYFPLRKEFPLLGVPGSLPLPPQTPTGDQVLDPYPRAHGSIPPKSYEEAQRDVN; encoded by the coding sequence ATGGCAAAAAAACAACCCGAAACGCTGGAGTTCCATTTCCGACCGGCCCCGCCGGTCCTGGAGGCGGGCCCCAACCCGCATGCGAAGTCCACGACGGAAGTGGACGACACCGTCCAAGCCCTCCGTACCGCATTCGGCGATGCCGTGCTGGACGTGGTGGAGTACGCGGGAGAGCGGACCGTCTTTGTCCCGAAGTCCCGCATTGTCGACGTATGCGCCCACTTGAAGACGGAACTCGGGTATACCTACCTGGCCGACCTGGGTGGCGTGGACCGGTTCACGGAGGAGGACCGGTACGAGGTCATGTACAACCTCGTGAACATGGACGCCGGCAAACGCATCCGTCTGAAATGTCGTGTGGACGAAGACGACCTTGTCGTGCCGTCCATCACGTCGGTCCACAAGTCCGCCGACTGGAATGAGCGGGAGTGCTGGGACATGTTCGGTATCCGGTTCGAGGGTCATGGAGATCTCCGGCGCATGTTCATGCCCGAGGATTTCGAGTATTTCCCCCTGCGAAAGGAATTCCCGCTCCTGGGTGTTCCCGGTTCCCTGCCTCTCCCTCCACAGACGCCCACCGGTGATCAGGTGCTGGATCCGTACCCCCGTGCACACGGATCCATTCCGCCGAAGAGCTATGAAGAAGCCCAGCGTGACGTGAACTGA